One part of the Coffea eugenioides isolate CCC68of chromosome 10, Ceug_1.0, whole genome shotgun sequence genome encodes these proteins:
- the LOC113750837 gene encoding non-functional pseudokinase ZED1-like yields MDKLRRVLPCYKRKEKKEESLSSHFCKNGSLLMEELIGCFGGRYQLPIRSFTARELIRATNYFSSQVNHIITYGGKSFKGNLQDRPVLIKFCEDYNHEGMADSIIRDIVMNSQMSHLKNVLHLIGCCLEFKFPAMVYHYAPGMESLVRCLNYPPDGKLLSWKSRIKIASDIANVLLYLHTAFPSPIIFRDLTIHKVALDNCGVAKLFGFELSISLPRGEKKVEDLPKGTFGYIDPEYCCSSFVTEKSDVFSLGVIMLVLITGETRVVKDGEPTVSSFILRFENDQFKHILDPKSFEEEGYNEHEIEQHLLPFTSLALRCIAEKGEDRPEMIEVAKQLLQIEKSVRNY; encoded by the coding sequence ATGGATAAACTGAGAAGAGTTCTGCCTTGCTATAAACGAAAAGAGAAGAAGGAGGAGAGTTTATCGTCACACTTTTGTAAGAATGGAAGTTTACTAATGGAGGAattaattggttgttttggagGACGATACCAGCTTCCCATTCGAAGCTTCACTGCCAGAGAACTCATCAGGGCAACCAATTACTTCTCTTCACAAGTCAATCATATTATAACCTACGGTGGGAAGTCATTCAAGGGTAATCTGCAAGACCGCCCCGTTTTGATTAAATTTTGCGAAGATTATAATCATGAAGGCATGGCTGATTCAATCATTCGTGACATAGTTATGAATTCGCAAATGAGTCACCTCAAGAATGTCTTGCATCTTATAGGCTGCTGTTTGGAATTCAAGTTTCCTGCTATGGTGTATCATTATGCACCTGGGATGGAATCTCTAGTTCGTTGCCTCAACTACCCCCCCGATGGTAAATTACTTTCTTGGAAAAGTAGAATAAAGATTGCAAGTGACATAGCCAATGTCTTGCTTTATCTTCATACAGCATTTCCTTCACCAATCATTTTTCGGGATTTGACAATTCACAAAGTGGCATTAGATAATTGCGGAGTTGCTAAATTATTTGGCTTTGAACTTTCGATATCCCTTCCCCGTGGAGAAAAGAAGGTTGAAGATCTGCCTAAAGGCACATTTGGATACATCGACCCTGAGTACTGCTGTTCCAGTTTTGTCACTGAGAAGAGTGATGTGTTCAGCTTAGGAGTAATTATGCTTGTGCTAATTACTGGAGAAACACGCGTTGTAAAGGATGGTGAACCAACAGTATCTTCTTTCATACTCCGCTTTGAGAATGATCAATTCAAACATATCCTGGATCCTAAGAGTTTCGAAGAGGAAGGCTACAACGAACATGAGATAGAGCAGCATTTGTTGCCTTTTACTAGCCTTGCTTTGAGATGCATAGCAGAAAAAGGAGAAGATAGGCCAGAGATGATTGAGGTTGCAAAACAGCTCCTCCAAATCGAGAAGTCTGTGCGCAATTATTAG
- the LOC113748926 gene encoding non-functional pseudokinase ZED1-like, with translation MDKLRNVLPFYKRKEEKEHFRHNGSLLLEGLIGCFGGRYELPIRSFTARELIRATNNFSEQVNHIDLHGPKCFRGDLQGRPISVQFDGVGSRGSAAEFIIRGIVVNSQMGHLKNVLHLIGCCLEFELPAAVYAYAPGMESLTHSLSYPRNGKLLSWKSRIKIASDIANVLLYLHTAFPSPIIFRDLTLASVILDNSGVAKLFDFELSISLPPGEEKVEDHIRGTLGYVDPEYMMSGFVTEKSDVFSLGVLILMLITGETRVFKDGEPTIPYFKRRLENDQLKHILDPKSFEEEGYNEHEIEQHLLPFTNLALRCTEEKGEDRPDMIEVAKQLRQIEKSVRNY, from the coding sequence ATGGATAAACTGAGAAACGTTTTGCCGTTCTATAAGCGAAAAGAGGAGAAGGAGCACTTTCGCCACAATGGAAGTTTACTGCTGGAGGGactaattggttgttttggtggGCGGTACGAGCTTCCCATTCGAAGCTTCACTGCCAGAGAACTCATCAGGGCAACCAATAACTTTTCAGAACAGGTCAATCATATTGACCTTCATGGTCCGAAGTGTTTCAGAGGGGATTTGCAAGGCCGACCCATTTCGGTTCAATTTGATGGGGTAGGAAGTAGGGGGTCTGCTGCTGAGTTTATCATTCGCGGCATAGTTGTCAATTCACAAATGGGTCACCTCAAGAATGTCTTACATCTTATAGGCTGCTGTTTGGAATTCGAGCTTCCTGCTGCGGTGTATGCTTATGCTCCTGGGATGGAATCTCTTACTCATTCCCTCAGCTATCCCCGTAATGGTAAACTACTTTCTTGGAAAAGTAGAATAAAGATTGCAAGTGACATAGCCAACGTCTTGCTTTATCTTCATACAGCATTTCCTTCACCAATCATTTTTCGGGATTTGACATTAGCCAGCGTGATATTGGACAATAGCGGAGTAGCTAAATTATTTGACTTTGAATTATCGATATCCCTTCCCCCTGGAGAAGAGAAGGTTGAAGATCACATTCGTGGCACTTTAGGATACGTCGACCCTGAATACATGATGTCAGGCTTTGTGACCGAGAAGAGTGATGTGTTCAGCTTAGGGGTACTTATCCTTATGCTAATTACTGGAGAAACACGTGTGTTCAAGGACGGTGAACCAACAATACCTTATTTCAAACGCCGCTTAGAGAATGATCAACTCAAACATATTCTGGATCCCAAGAGTTTTGAAGAGGAAGGCTACAACGAACACGAGATAGAGCAGCATTTGTTGCCTTTTACTAATCTTGCTTTGAGATGTAcagaagaaaaaggagaagaTAGGCCAGATATGATCGAGGTTGCAAAACAGCTCCGCCAAATCGAGAAGTCTGTGCGCAATTATTAG